GTATCCGGAATGTGAACATACCGAGCTGATTGATAAGCCTGACGAGACCGCCATTACCTGCCCGCAGTGTCAGAGCGGACATCTGGTGCAGCGCCGTTCCCGATACGGCAAAACCTTCTATTCCTGCGATCGCTATCCTGATTGCCAGTTCGTTATCAATTTCAAACCGGTGGCGGGTGAATGTCCTGCATGCCACTACCCGCTGCTTATCGAAAAGAAAACCGCGCAAGGTGTAAAACGCTTCTGCGCCAGTAAACAATGTGGACAGCCGGTAACGGCGGAACAAACTCGTGAAGAATAACCTGCCAACAGATCCTGTCGCTTCAGCGATTGAGGTCCTGAATAAAGAAGAAGTCATCGCTTATCCAACTGAAGCTGTTTTTGGCGTCGGCTGCGACCCGGACAGTGAAACTGCCGTCTATCGTCTGCTTGAACTGAAGCAGCGTCCGGTTGATAAAGGATTAATCCTGATTGCTGCCAACTTTGATCAGCTGAAACCCTATATTGATGACAGCATGCTGACGGACGAACAACGCCAGGCCGTCTTCAAATGCTGGCCTGGCCCGGTAACCTTTGTGTTTCCGGCAAAACCAACCACACCGCGCTGGTTAACCGGGCGTTTTGACTCGCTGGCGGTACGTGTCACCGATCACCCAATGGTCATTGCACTTTGCACGGCTTACGGTAAACCGCTGGTTTCGACAAGTGCCAATTTATCCGGGCTGCCACCTTGCAGAACGGCGCAAGAGGTTATCGAGCAATTTGGTGCCAGCTTTCCGGTGATTGATGCGCCAACGGGCGGCCGGCAGAACCCTTCTGAAATCCGTGATGCCCTCACCGGCGAACTTTTTCGCCAGGGATAATAGTATGGAATCCTACGCAGTCTTCGGTAACCCTATTGCTCATAGTAAGTCACCCTTTATCCATCAACAGTTTGCCCTTCAGCTTGGCATCGACCATCCCTATGGGCGGGTGCTTGCTCCAGTGGATGACTTCGTGAATACGCTGGATGCCTTCTTTACTGCTGGTGGTAAAGGCGCGAACGTTACGGTTCCCTTTAAAGAAGAGGCATTTGCTCGAGCCGATGAGCTGACAGAACGCGCAGCTCTGGCCGGCGCGGTAAATACATTAAAGCGCCTTGATGATGGGCGCTTGGTCGGAGATAACACCGATGGCATCGGTTTGCTCAGCGATTTGCAACGGCTGGGCTTTATCCGCCCGGGATTTCGTATCCTGTTGGTTGGCGCGGGAGGTGCGGCGCGCGGCGTATTACTTCCTCTGTTATCCATGGATTGTGCGATAACGATTACTAACCGAACGTTTTCACGGGCGGAAGAGCTGGAGAAGCTCTTTGCTCATACCGGTAGCGTCGTTGCCGTGCAAATGGCTGATCTTCAGGGGCATGAATTCGATCTGATCATTAATGCAACTTCCAGCGGGATTGGTGGGAAAATTCCGGCATTACCGTCGTCGCTCGTTCATGCCAGGCTTTACTGCTACGACATGTTCTACCAAAAAGGGAACACACCGTTTCTGGACTGGTGTATAAACCTGGGAGCAAAACAGTGCGCCGATGGTTTGGGTATGCTGGTGGGGCAGGCTGCACATGCGGTATTGCTGTGGCACGGCGTGTTGCCGGATGTTGAACCAGTCATTCAGATGCTGAAGCAGGAGCTGGCGAAATGAATCAGGCTATCCAGTTTCCGGATCGCGAAGAGTGGGATTCCTTAATGCAGGCTGTCTGCTTTCCGGCACTGGTTAATGGAATGCAGATGATATGCGCCATTAAAGGCGATGATCTAAAGCAACGTTTCGATGCTGAAACACCGGAACAGTTTCTGGCGACATTTCGTGACTATCGCTGGGATCTGGAAGAAGAGGCGGAACAGTTGATCCGCCAACAGAAGGAAGATGATCAGGGTATTGTCTGGTTATCCTGATCCAGATACTCATCTTTCCATTTCACATAGTTGTTCGCCGAGTACTTTAATCCTTCTATTTCCGCTTTCTTCAGGGGGCGGATCTGTTTTACCGGGCTTCCCAGATACAAATATCCACTCTCCAGCCGCTTATTTTGCGGCACCAGACTACCCGCGCCGATCATGACGTTGTCTTCAATAACCGCGCCATCCAGCAAAATAGATCCCATTCCAACCAGCACGCGATTGCCAATGATGCAGCCGTGCAGCATCACTTTGTGCCCAACGGTGACATCCTCGCCGATGATGAGGGGGTTTCCCTCTGGGTTAGAAGAGGATTTATGCGTAACATGCAGAACGCTACCATCCTGAATATTGCTGCGGGCACCGATCTCTACATAGTTCACATCACCGCGAATGACGACCAGCGGCCAGATGCCTACATCATCGGCAATTCTGACATCGCCAATTACCACGCTGCTGCTATCAACCATGACCCGCAAGCCGATTTTAGGGAAGAAATCCTTATAAGGACGTAAAACAACTGACATAGCTACCTCATCAAAAACGGGCTGAGATAGAAACTTTGATCGTTAGAAAGGCCTTCTGCAAGCCTTTTACGCGTCATTAAATGCGCAGATCGTACGGGATCGCAGCAAAAAGAATGAAAAAACAGCAGTCAGAAAAAAAGATCGCAAAAAGACTTGTGCTTAAAATTGGGATCCCTATAATGCGCCTCCGTTGACACGACAACGTGAATCACTTCACGAGATGGTCGGGTAACGAAAGAGAAAAATCCTGAAATTCAGGGTTGACTCTGAAAGAGGAAGGCGTAATATACGCCACCTCGCGACGAAGCGCTGAAAGCCGCGTCGCAACTGCTCTTTAACAATTTATCAGACAATCTGTGTGGGCACTCAGGTGACGCGGATTCTTGATGTCTTCGGACAAAAAATGAATACCAAGTC
The Kosakonia oryzae genome window above contains:
- a CDS encoding DNA topoisomerase family protein; amino-acid sequence: MAKSALFSVRNNEPCPQCGAELVIRSGKHGPFLGCSHYPECDYVRPLKSQADGHIVKVLDGHPCPDCGAPMVLRQGRFGMFIGCSQYPECEHTELIDKPDETAITCPQCQSGHLVQRRSRYGKTFYSCDRYPDCQFVINFKPVAGECPACHYPLLIEKKTAQGVKRFCASKQCGQPVTAEQTREE
- a CDS encoding gamma carbonic anhydrase family protein gives rise to the protein MSVVLRPYKDFFPKIGLRVMVDSSSVVIGDVRIADDVGIWPLVVIRGDVNYVEIGARSNIQDGSVLHVTHKSSSNPEGNPLIIGEDVTVGHKVMLHGCIIGNRVLVGMGSILLDGAVIEDNVMIGAGSLVPQNKRLESGYLYLGSPVKQIRPLKKAEIEGLKYSANNYVKWKDEYLDQDNQTIP
- the aroE gene encoding shikimate dehydrogenase, whose product is MESYAVFGNPIAHSKSPFIHQQFALQLGIDHPYGRVLAPVDDFVNTLDAFFTAGGKGANVTVPFKEEAFARADELTERAALAGAVNTLKRLDDGRLVGDNTDGIGLLSDLQRLGFIRPGFRILLVGAGGAARGVLLPLLSMDCAITITNRTFSRAEELEKLFAHTGSVVAVQMADLQGHEFDLIINATSSGIGGKIPALPSSLVHARLYCYDMFYQKGNTPFLDWCINLGAKQCADGLGMLVGQAAHAVLLWHGVLPDVEPVIQMLKQELAK
- the tsaC gene encoding L-threonylcarbamoyladenylate synthase type 1 TsaC, encoding MKNNLPTDPVASAIEVLNKEEVIAYPTEAVFGVGCDPDSETAVYRLLELKQRPVDKGLILIAANFDQLKPYIDDSMLTDEQRQAVFKCWPGPVTFVFPAKPTTPRWLTGRFDSLAVRVTDHPMVIALCTAYGKPLVSTSANLSGLPPCRTAQEVIEQFGASFPVIDAPTGGRQNPSEIRDALTGELFRQG
- a CDS encoding DUF1488 family protein, which gives rise to MNQAIQFPDREEWDSLMQAVCFPALVNGMQMICAIKGDDLKQRFDAETPEQFLATFRDYRWDLEEEAEQLIRQQKEDDQGIVWLS